The DNA sequence CCTCGTCGGCATCCTGGATCAGGATGGACTCGGTCAGTTCCAGCTCCAGGTTGCGCGCCGGCAGGCCGGCGGCCGCGATGATCGCCGCGACCCGCTCGACGAAGTTGCTGCGCTGGAACTGCACCGCCGAGACGTTGACCGCCACCACCAGGTCCAGGCCGCGCCGGTGCCACTGCGCCGCCTGGCGCACTGCCTCGGTCAGCACCCATTCGCCCAGCGGCACGATGAAGCCGCTTTCCTCGGCCACCTGGATGAAGCGCGCCGGCGACAGCTCGCCCAGCTCCTCGTCGTGCCAGCGCACCAGCGCCTCGGCGCCGACGATGGCCCCGGTGCGGATGTCGACCTGGGGCTGGTAGTGCAGCCGGAAGCCGCCGCGCGCGAGCGCCTGGCGCATGGCCTGGTCGATCTTCATGCGCGACAGCAGGTCCACGTTCATCTGCGGCTGGTAGAAGCGGAAGCCGGCGCGGCCGCGCTCCTTGACGCGGTACATCGCGGCATCGGCGTTCTTGATCAGGTCTTCGAGCGTGGCACCGTCGTTCGGGTGCAGCGCGATGCCGATGCTGCAGGTGACGGTGAAGCTCATGTCGTCCAGCACCAGCGGCTCGTTCAGCGCAGCGAGCACCCGGCGCGCGGCCAGCTCCGCCCCGCGCGCGTCGGCCTGGTGGATCAGCAGGACGAACTCGTCGCCGCCCAGGCGCGCGACGGTGTCGACCTCGCGCACGCAGGAGCGGATGCGGTGCGCCACCTCGACCAGCACCCGGTCGCCGAACGGGTGGCCGAGCGAATCGTTGATGTGCTTGAAGCGGTCCAGGTCGACCGACAGCACCGCGAACGGCTGGTTGTCGCGCCGTGCCAGCGCGAGCGCGAACTCGGTGCGTTCGGACAGCACCTGGCGGTTGGGCAACCCGGTCAGCGCGTCGGTGTACGCCAGCTCCTCGATGCGCTGCTTGGCGGCGAGCTTGTCGGCCAGGTCCTTGACGAAGGCGATGTAGTGCAGCGTCCGTCCGGCCTCGTCGGGCAGCCGCACCAGCGCGACGTGGCACGGGCCGCCCTCGCCCTGCTGGCGGAAGTGGTGCAGCTCGCCCTCCCAGTGCCCGTGGACATCGAGCCGCTCGCGCACGCGCGCGATCGTGTCGCCGCCGTCACCGTCGGTCAGCAGCTCGCGCAGGGAGCGGCCCACCAGGGCCTGCCGCGAACAGCCGGTCAGGCGCTCGCAGCTGGGGTTGGCGGCGACCACGCGGCCCGAAGCATCGGTGACGATGATGGCGTCCAGGCTGGCCTCGAACACCTTGGCCGCCAGCTGCAGGCGCGACTCGTCGGCCAGCCGCTGCGTGATGTCGCGGAACGAGTACACGCGCCCGATCGGCTTGCCGCGGCTGTATTGCGGCAGCGTGTTGCGCTCCAGCACCTTGCCCGAGCGCAGCACCAGCGTGTCGGTCGCCTCCATCAGCGGCTCGCGCGCGATCACCTGCAGGCGCTGCTCGTAGGCCGGGCCGTCGATCACGCTGTGCGACATCCAGGCGTACACCGCGTCGTCGTCGCGCCGCGTCAGCAGGCTGCGCGGCAGGCCCCAGAGTTCCGCGAAGCGCTGGTTGTAGCCGCGGATCGCGCCGTGCAGGTCCACCGCCAGGATGCCGTCGGCGGTGGATTCCAGCGTGGCGCGCAGCTCGGCGACGAGCTTCTCCAGCGCGTCCTGCGCCTCCTGCTGCTCGCTGCGGTCGCGCAGCGCCACCATGTAGGCCGACCACGCCGGCGGGATGCGCACGCGGCAGATGCGCCGCTCGACCGGCACGGTGCGACCGTCGGCGCGCCGCACCAGCGTCTCGGACAGGATGCGGTCGCACAGGCCCGCGGCGGCGTCTTCCCAGAACGCCTGGTCCTCGGGCGTGTCGATCAGCTCCACCGCGGACCGCCCGCACAGGGCACCGGACGGCACCCCCAGCAGCGCCTCGGCGGCGGGGTTGGCGGCGACCACGCGCAGGTCGATCGGATCGACCAGCCAGACCGCCTCCAGCATGCCGTCCAGCAGCGGTTGCAGGTGCACGGGCGTCATGCGAGCAGCCCCTTCCCTTGCCCGCCCTCGACGTCGCGGGCGCGCTCGAAGAAGTAGCACATGCGCGGCCGCGGCGAGAGGTAGTCCAGCGCGGCCTTGGGCAGCTGCTGCGGCTTGAAGCTGCGCCGGATGCCCAGTGCCGGCTCCTGCTCGAGGTCGAGCACCAGCGCTTCCTCGCGCGGCACGCGCACGTCGTGCACGAGGACGCGTGGCTTGAGCGGCCGCGCCGCGTTGACCGACACCACCATCGCATGGCGGTCGTCGGTCAGCTGCACCACCGAGCCCGGCGGGTAGACGCCCATCAGACGGATGAAGCTGTTGAGCAGCGCCTCGTCGAAGCGCGACTTCATCTGGGCGAACATCAGCGACAGCGCCTCGTGCGGCGTCAGGGCCTTGAGCGGGTTGAGCGGGTTGCAGAGGTTGTCGTAGCGGTTGACCATCGCGACGATGCGCGCCAGGCGATGGATGCGCTCGCCGGGCAGGCGCTGCGGAAAGCCGCTGCCGTCCGCGTGTTCGTGGTGCTGGCCGATCACCAGCATCGCGCCGGGACCGAGTTGCATCCGGCGCGCCAGCTCCACGCCGCGCGCGAGGTGCTCCTGGTAGTACTGGAACTCGGCCAGCGTGAAGTGCTCGTCCTTGACGCGCACCCGGTCGGGCAGGTCGATCTTGCCGATGTCGTGCAGCAGCGCCCCCACCCCCAGCTCGAGCAGCTCGGCATCCGGCAGCCGGATCGCGCGCCCCAGCAGCAGCGAGATCACCGTGACGTTGACGCTGTGGCAGCCGGCAC is a window from the Caldimonas thermodepolymerans genome containing:
- a CDS encoding bifunctional diguanylate cyclase/phosphodiesterase, which codes for MTPVHLQPLLDGMLEAVWLVDPIDLRVVAANPAAEALLGVPSGALCGRSAVELIDTPEDQAFWEDAAAGLCDRILSETLVRRADGRTVPVERRICRVRIPPAWSAYMVALRDRSEQQEAQDALEKLVAELRATLESTADGILAVDLHGAIRGYNQRFAELWGLPRSLLTRRDDDAVYAWMSHSVIDGPAYEQRLQVIAREPLMEATDTLVLRSGKVLERNTLPQYSRGKPIGRVYSFRDITQRLADESRLQLAAKVFEASLDAIIVTDASGRVVAANPSCERLTGCSRQALVGRSLRELLTDGDGGDTIARVRERLDVHGHWEGELHHFRQQGEGGPCHVALVRLPDEAGRTLHYIAFVKDLADKLAAKQRIEELAYTDALTGLPNRQVLSERTEFALALARRDNQPFAVLSVDLDRFKHINDSLGHPFGDRVLVEVAHRIRSCVREVDTVARLGGDEFVLLIHQADARGAELAARRVLAALNEPLVLDDMSFTVTCSIGIALHPNDGATLEDLIKNADAAMYRVKERGRAGFRFYQPQMNVDLLSRMKIDQAMRQALARGGFRLHYQPQVDIRTGAIVGAEALVRWHDEELGELSPARFIQVAEESGFIVPLGEWVLTEAVRQAAQWHRRGLDLVVAVNVSAVQFQRSNFVERVAAIIAAAGLPARNLELELTESILIQDADEALLRLNALAALGVRLAIDDFGTGYSSLGYLKRFPLRKLKIDRSFIQGLPADESDAGIVRSIVYLARALRLSLIAEGVETEAQRQFLLQAGCDEFQGFLFSPAVESAAFDALLEREALPAGAADDLALPG
- a CDS encoding HD-GYP domain-containing protein, which translates into the protein MNDGSTSPYVTVQDLRIGMHVHLDLGWLDHPFALNSFRIGSQAQIDTLRSLGVERVRWDPLRSDPAVLSAWRAARRPASGPAGGEAAEEAEARRQRRELLAAQAASLARCERYYAQATRTFRQALDQVHARPDEAREASQALIRGFLDAMEGTHDNCIRLLSEGAGDRAGCHSVNVTVISLLLGRAIRLPDAELLELGVGALLHDIGKIDLPDRVRVKDEHFTLAEFQYYQEHLARGVELARRMQLGPGAMLVIGQHHEHADGSGFPQRLPGERIHRLARIVAMVNRYDNLCNPLNPLKALTPHEALSLMFAQMKSRFDEALLNSFIRLMGVYPPGSVVQLTDDRHAMVVSVNAARPLKPRVLVHDVRVPREEALVLDLEQEPALGIRRSFKPQQLPKAALDYLSPRPRMCYFFERARDVEGGQGKGLLA